In the genome of Neoarius graeffei isolate fNeoGra1 chromosome 27, fNeoGra1.pri, whole genome shotgun sequence, one region contains:
- the LOC132875324 gene encoding uncharacterized protein LOC132875324, giving the protein MKIVKLHFYLLVCCGAAEGFIEQSVNLGQNVTLKCEVSVRDVFWFLMKPSEPPVYILRSYSSQSLRADYSNTTFNKTFSLQYNSSLFIHNISTNELGVYYCIQSGSQSDINTPPNISSGIRLYIQNHSAENQTSEDNKQSNQSADKCKGVTLWRSLFIILLIICIVAFAGFIVHRCKRPPKTQAQPPDPRLQQHQSNTSAVYAEVQQTSTNRHIMMTNLNSTYALLQPPNP; this is encoded by the exons ATGAAGATCGTAAAACTTCACTTCT ATCTACTTGTGTGCTGTGGAGCTGCAGAAGGTTTCATCGAGCAGTCGGTGAATTTGGGACAAAATGTGACTCTAAAGTGTGAGGTGTCTGTAAGAGATGTGTTCTGGTTCCTGATGAAGCCGTCAGAACCTCCAGTTTATATATTACGCTCTTACTCAAGCCAGTCCCTGAGGGCAGACTACAGTAACACGACCTTCAACAAGACTTTCTCACTGCAATATAACAGCAGTTTATTTATTCACAATATCAGTACTAATGAATTAGGAGTGTATTATTGTATTCAATCTGGTTCACAATCTGATATCAACACACCTCCCAACATCAGCAGTGGAATCAGACTTTACATCCAGAATCACTCAGCTG AGAATCAGACATCTGAAGATAATAAGCAGTCGAATCAGTCAGCAGATAAATGCAAAGGTGTCACACTCTGGCGAAGTCTCTTCATCATACTTTTAATAATCTGCATTGTTGCCTTTGCAG GTTTTATAGTTCACCGCTGCAAAAGACCTCCAAAAACCCAAGCACAACCTCCAGACCCTCGTTTACAGCAGCATCAGAGCAACACCAGCGCTGTG TATGCTGAGGTGCAGCAAACCTCGACGAACAGACACATCATGATGACCAACCTCAACAGCACATACGCTCTCCTGCAGCCCCCGAACCCATGA